A window of the Cicer arietinum cultivar CDC Frontier isolate Library 1 chromosome 6, Cicar.CDCFrontier_v2.0, whole genome shotgun sequence genome harbors these coding sequences:
- the NAC2 gene encoding NAC transcription factor 25-like, with protein MLGSENMKLPPGFYFSPTDEELVLHFLYSKASNLPYHPNIIPHLHLSHIDPWELYGKALSSGNEHYLFTEVKESRSNENGYWKEIGATKAIVSAANNILGMKKYLVFTLREGTQTNWIMEEYHISSSTSPINLEESWSKWVLCKVYEKKMSQMSQQVCYSDEDVDSGTEVSWLDEVFMSLDDDLDETSQPN; from the exons ATGTTGGGGAGTGAAAATATGAAGCTTCCACCTGGGTTTTACTTTTCTCCAACGGATGAAGAACTTGTTCTTCATTTTCTATATTCTAAGGCTTCTAATTTACCATATCATCCTAACATCATACCTCATCTTCATTTGTCTCATATTGATCCTTGGGAACTATACG gTAAAGCGTTATCAAGTGGAAATGAACACTACTTGTTCACGGAAGTAAAGGAAAGTAGATCAAATGAAAATGGATACTGGAAAGAAATAGGGGCTACAAAAGCTATAGTTTCAGCTGCTAATAATATATTGGGGATGAAGAAGTATCTTGTGTTCACTCTTAGGGAAGGAACACAAACCAATTGGATAATGGAAGAGTATCATATTTCTTCATCCACATCTCCAATTAATCTT GAAGAGAGTTGGAGCAAATGGGTTTTATGCAAAGTGTATGAAAAGAAGATGTCACAAATGTCCCAACAAGTTTGTTATAGCGATGAGGATGTTGACAGTGGAACAGAGGTGTCATGGTTAGATGAAGTTTTCATGTCCTTAGATGATGATCTTGATGAGACAAGCCAacctaattaa